A genomic region of Papaver somniferum cultivar HN1 chromosome 7, ASM357369v1, whole genome shotgun sequence contains the following coding sequences:
- the LOC113297514 gene encoding probable cinnamyl alcohol dehydrogenase 1 → MNTEEGNCLGWAARDPTGVLSPYKFNRRAVGADDVSIRITHCGVCYADVVWTKNKHGDSRYPVVPGHEIAGIVTEVGPNNHRFKVGDHVGVGTYVSSCRNCEYCDDGFEIHCSEGSVYTFNGVDVDGTITKGGYSSYIVVHERYCYKIPDNYPLASAAPLLCAGITVYSPMVRHKMNQPGKSLGVIGLGGLGHMAVKFGKAFGLNVTVLSTSMSKKEEALSLLKADKFVISSDEQQMKDCAKSLDFIIDCAAGDHQFDPYMSLLKTNGTLVLVGFPSEIKLSPVSLNIGSKTIAGSVTGGTKNTQEMINFCAEHKIYPEIEVIPIQYANEALERLINRDVRYRFVIDIEGSLK, encoded by the exons ATGAATACCGAGGAGGGGAATTGCTTAGGATGGGCAGCAAGAGATCCAACTGGTGTTCTATCTCCTTACAAATTCAATCGCAG GGCAGTTGGAGCTGATGATGTTTCGATTAGAATTACACACTGTGGAGTTTGTTACGCTGATGTTGTATGGACAAAGAATAAACATGGAGATTCTCGATACCCAGTGGTACCTGG ACATGAGATTGCTGGAATTGTAACAGAGGTTGGACCTAATAATCATCGATTCAAAGTTGGTGATCATGTTGGGGTGGGAACATATGTAAGTTCGTGTAGAAATTGTGAATATTGTGATGATGGGTTTGAAATTCATTGCTCTGAAGGTTCAGTTTACACCTTCAATGGTGTTGATGTGGATGGGACAATCACCAAAGGAGGATACTCTAGTTATATTGTTGTTCATGAAAG GTATTGCTACAAAATTCCAGATAACTATCCTTTAGCTTCAGCGGCACCGTTGTTATGTGCTGGAATTACAGTTTACTCGCCGATGGTTCGCCATAAGATGAATCAACCAGGAAAATCCCTTGGTGTAATTGGACTAGGTGGTCTTGGTCATATGGCTGTCAAGTTTGGTAAGGCTTTTGGATTAAACGTGACAGTTCTCAGCACAAGTATGTCTAAGAAAGAGGAAGCCTTGAGTCTCCTTAAAGCAGATAAGTTTGTGATCTCATCCGACGAACAACAGATGAAG GACTGTGCAAAGTCGCTTGACTTCATTATTGACTGTGCAGCAGGAGATCACCAATTCGATCCATACATGTCGCTTTTGAAAACAAACGGCACACTAGTGTTAGTGGGGTTTCCAAGTGAGATTAAGCTCAGCCCCGTGAGCCTTAATATCG GATCGAAAACAATTGCTGGAAGTGTGACAGGCGGAACAAAAAATACACAAGAAATGATAAATTTCTGTGCAGAACATAAAATATACCCTGAGATTGAAGTTATTCCGATTCAGTATGCAAATGAAGCACTAGAAAGGTTAATAAACAGAGATGTAAGGTACCGGTTCGTCATTGATATTGAGGGTTCTTTGAAATGA